In the Prionailurus viverrinus isolate Anna chromosome A3, UM_Priviv_1.0, whole genome shotgun sequence genome, aggcGGTGGTCTGTAGCCCTGGTTCCTTCCCACCCACTCCACCCCatctccctacccccccccccccccacttcccacccccGCTTCGAACTTGGTTAGGAGAGAAGCCTAACTCCCTAGGCCTGGAGCATCTGGAGGGCCTGGCCCTTGGCTTAAGGCCTATCCAGCCGAAGTAGAAACAATCTGGCTGTTCCAGGCTTGGAGGAAGTCCACAGGGCTGCAGTGGGGCCTGAGAAATCAGACATGGTGTTGGGGCTATCGAGCCCAGGGCGAGCTGGGCTTTAGAAGAGGAGAAGGACAGATGGAATTTCAGGCTAGGGGCAGTACTTGGGCAAAGGCACAGAGCCAAGCTTGGGCAGGGTTGAGCACCAGGGCTAAGAGGGGCAGTCTGGCTGCAACAGCCTAGGAATCCAGCATAGCCACAGGATTCTCCAATAGAGGCTGATGGGGACTTTCCTTGACCCCCTCCTACTCCTGCTCTGGCAAAGGCATTGGGCATTTAGTATCAGGAAAGATAATTTGTAAACTTGCCTGGTGGCTTTTGGGGATAGGCAAATTTAAGAAAGACAGGCTGAATAGTGGCCAATCAGGTCAAActaccaccccccccacccctccccacttttctcttccttcccctggctgaatttttttcctccttcggAAAGTCTTCTTAGTGGGAGTGGGAAATCACTTCCTCTAAGACCTAAATGATAACAGCTCCTCTTGGCCAAGTGCCAAGCATCATACTAAGCATTTTTATGCATATCATTCAATTGTCCTAACAAATCTATCAAGTGCATATTATTATTCCTACTTTACAGACAGGGGAGCTAAAATTCAGAGCCCAACaaatggcagagtcaggatttgaactcaagtcaATAAACTCCAATGTCTGTGCTTAAACACGGTGCCCTCCTGCAACCCTTTTGCTGTATTAGGCTTACTGAACCCTCCTCTTCTAAAGTACAGATTCCCTAAATCCACCTGCTTTTGCAGAGAACCAAAAATGTCCATATATTGTCTGGTTCTATCTTTGTTCTCGTAATGTTTGTTTGTCCTCATTCTATGTTTCTTATGaatatgcaaaaataatacaGGACATGcttgtgtatgtatgcatgtgcttttgtgcatatatgtatgcatacaggTATATATCtgtgcatatgcacatgtgtgcatgtgtgtacgtgcacaggtgagtgtgtgcatgtgcatacatgtgGGTGTACATTGCATGTTGTGAATGTCTATTAGTGAATGCTCATGTGGATGTATGTGGGTGTGCATGCATTTGAATATATGGGGGGGCCGTGCACGTGTATGTGCACATGcgcatatgtgtgtatgcatgtgtgcatgtgcgcatgtGTGCTCGTGCTACATTTCACAGACAACAATTCCTGCTTGGTTGTTATGGGAACCACAGTTCTAAAAATGTTAAACTGAATCCCACTCCATGTGGGccagaaaaaccaaaagagaaagagCTGAGTGACAGACATATCTGGGGCCCAGAGCTAAGGTAGAGAATCACGGGCTTAGCAAGACCTGGACAGGCACAGAGCAGCCAAAAGTGTGGTCCCACTCATAAGACCCCCATGACTTGGATCAGGACCTCAGTCCTGCTTCTGcccaactctccctccctcctgatcTTTTCTCAGCTTCATGCTCTCCAaccaccttccttccttgctctttcccccttctcttttcctttccccttttagCACTTTAGGCCTTTTTTTGGCCAACCAATCCACACAATAGTTAGGCCCTTGAATGTGCTGGGCAGTAGGCATGGTGATATGGAGCCCACACATGTGGATCAGACATGGTCTCTGCTCTTGAAGGAGCTCAGGGTGGGAGGATTTGGATAATTCATGGTCGGGGGGGTGGTAGGAAAGAGCAAAAGTAGGGATGACAGAGGAGGGTAAAGATGAATTTGGATCAGACATGTAAGGCTTTAACTGAAGTGTATTTTTTGTAGGAAGGGGGAAGTTGTGGTCAGTTGGGATAAAACACCATGAACAATGGTTTAGGGAAATTATATCAGTAGTGATGTGCAATGTGGAATGGAGGAAGAGAGACCACAGGGAGTAGTTTGGTACAGTGCAGGCTTGTCTCAAACAGggcacagggggtggggggatgagggaAGAAATAGCAGGCATTCTAGGTTCCTTTGTCACTCTCTTCCCCCATATCCCACCTCATCAAGATTCTCATTACTCTTCCCTGTCTCTCCATGGTGAAAATGGGGATTAGAGTGACCACTGTTACTAATGTCTGTGTTGAGTTCTTCAAGTATACTGGAAAGGAAACAGGTTAGGGGCCACTGGCCTGGCCtatggtaggcactcaataataCTTGTGGAACGAGTAGATACAGGGATATACACTGGTCTTGGAACTGGATGGCCCAGGTTCAAGGCCCATTTCAGTCTCCCACCATCTGTGTGCCCTGAAGAAAATCCCTAAAtctcttgggcctcagtttctttctctacACATTGAGAGGTCAGAAATTCTGTTCTTCTAAATTCCGTCCAACTACATGTTATTATCATGTGCTTCTATGTGCTTGTCATAGCCACAGTATTTGTGTATGTGCAGGGAGTGGCATGGACTGAGGTACTGGCAACAGGCAAAGAGAAGATAAACATGGGAAACATTTTAATAGAGGAACCAATATTTCTGGCTTCAGTGTTAATCAATATTGTCGAATGGATAAGCCAAAGACCCTCCTGCTACAGAATATGTGGACTGATTCACAAAACATAACAGACCTCTGAAACGCTTAACCAAGATTgcagtaaaggaaagaaaatctataTGGGCCAAAACTGGGAAGAGAAATGAGACCAAGAAATGTAAGCAAGGGATGTGCTATGACTAACCCCAGGAGATATGGGGAGGGAGGCTTATTGCTTATGTGCTCTGACCTGGGCTCTGACTGGGGGAGTTGCCTATGAGAATGTATAACAATATGGGTTAGACTTTGAACTCACAACTCCTGTGTGATATAGGAACCGTGGGCTGAAAATTAACATAAAGACTGATGTCCACCAGTTGGTACTCTTAGGGTGCATGGCACAAGCACACACAAAACTTCTCAGGAAAAACATACCCTCAAGCCAGGCCACGGAGTATTTTTGCCCAGGTAAATCCCCACTGAAGATGAACTCACAAGCTAAAAATTACAATAGACAAAAGGAAATATGTACCATAAATGAGAGTAGATAAGACCCTGAAGAACTCCAGGAAGGTCCAACAGGTCTGAGTGACAGCCTGGATACAGGAGGAGGGATCAAAGGTGAATCCCACAGAACTGTTAAGTTATTTGGATGAGACCAGGGACCCAAACAAATGATAGTCACCATTATCAGAAATTGGGTATATGGAAGAATGATTTGGTTTTAGACAGATAGTATTTGAAATGGCAGTGGGACACCCATATGGAGGTGTTCATTAGTCCAACCAAGTGGCTACAGCTGGGGTAGAGACCAGGGCTGGCTGGCTTAGAAGTCATTTATGCAGCAGTGATAGCTAAAGGCCTTGAAGTGAATGTGCTTTCCAAAAACACTGTTGAAATAGGGAAGGTGAGAGCTAGGAACCAAGTCTGGAAAAACACCCATATTTTGAGGGCCAGATGAAAAAGAGGCTCAAGTAAGGAAAGAGCTCTCTGTTAGTCCCTAGTTCTGTGTGGGCCTGGCCTAATATTCTCTTCCCTCAGAATCCCTAGAGGAAGGTCCAGTAAATGGAACAATTTCTCTTGGGAGTGACAGGAGGGGCTTTTCAGCTGGGAGTTCTAGAGTCAGGCAGGGCTCTGATACCAGCACCACTACTTCTGTGGGGGTTCAATTTTCTCATCCGTGGTATTTAGGCCTAGGTGTGCGTGAGGACAAGAGAGGGGCACGAAAGAGCTGACGGTACCTGACAGAATGCTATAAAGGGGGTAAGGGTGGGGTGGTTAGACACTACCCACCCACAgtctgtctgcccttctctctttgcttagGTTGTATGGTTTGCAATCAGTTACTTGAAATCTgagcctctgtgctcttcctTACATTGCATGGGAAATGAAGTCAGGTGGTCCATACCTATAAGTGAAAGGTATCGTCACTTCAATAGTAAGCTAATGAAAATCATCATCTTACATCTTTGCAAATCTGCCACTTACCTATTACAATACCTGATGGTCCACCATTTGAGCCTCTCTACAGGGTTAAACATTGCCCTCTGCAggctacttttaaaaatgctaactCTTCTAGAAGAGGTAATGTGGAGTGGAGTCCTTTACCACAAATTGGTCTATTCGATACAAGATATTCAACCATGTGGAAGTACTTAATACCTGGGGAAACAAATGGGTGGAATTCTCGGACTTGATCATTTTGTCTCTGGTCCACTTGACTGTGGGGTGGAAGGTGAGCATGTCTGACAGTGAAGAGACAAAGAAGCCAAAGGATCAGAAGCCGGCTTGATCTGGCATCAGAGGGCTGTAAGGCATTCTTAACTCAGGAATAGCTCAgtgcaaaagagaaaagaataaagccTGAAGACAGGCCCTATCCTTTCCTTAGCAGAGAGGAGTTactggggaggagagatggggTGGCAGAGCAGGCTTTTAATGTTCCAGGTTGTGCCCAAGGTGTCCAGAAAGAGTATAAAAGCTTTTGAGTTGTAAGCTCAGGGAGTAAAGGGGGAGCAAGTTGCATCCATTCCCCATCTTCTCCATCACAAAAtcatgttttcctctcttcttgctCCAAACCCCCTCCTCAAGCCATGAAGGATTCACCTGGAAGAAGAGCTAGGGAAAAGGGACTGTGGCAGGTGCATGGCTGGATGGTAAATGGGCTGCTGCCACCTGGAAAAGATCCTTTGTGAGCAACTAGCCTGTGAGAATCTGGAAAGCACCCTCTCTTTGCTGGGCTTGGCTCTGCCCATCCATGGTCTAGCTGAACGCTGAATCCCTTTTGGCCATGACAGCATGTGCTTCTCATACAGATGCACAGGCACTGGCTGGAGCCTCTGTGATACCCAAGACTCTGGGTGTTCACAAACAGCACTGACATATTGCAGTCTTCTGTTGCTGTCGCTACTGCTTGGGGCTCCCTCTAGTTGCGGAACCTATTTCACTTCTTGGCAGGAAGCCTTTCCAAACAGTGCTCTTAAGCTGAGGTGCCACCATTCTGGGGTTGGTAAAAAAAGCactggctctggagccagataGATCTGAGTTTGACCTTGTTTGTTCCTAGCTGGGTTACCCAGCAAGTTACCTACTTTCCTGCCTCATCTTTGAAATGGAATTTCAGGATTGTGAGGATTAAGGATAATATATGATCAATGTTTAACACCTAAGCCTCTCAATCACTCTCAAGTTTCAGAAACACCTTGAGCCCTTAGGTCAGTTGTGATTAAATGCATCTGttaattcaatacatatttattgaatgcctactgtgttcCACAGTGCCTGACAGAAGCTGCATAATGATTCCATTGGCGTCATATCTCCCTTCTCTTCTGGCACATATTCTCCTGGGGGAGTGGTTGGGGAATGGGTCAGAAGCTTGGATGGCAGATTCGGTAAGCTTTTAGCACAATAAttttaattgcaaaaataaacagttttgtCAACTGCTCGAGAGTAGCGTctgctttacaaaaattaacaacaacaaaaggaaataaccCCAAAGCAAAACGTTACATCCAATGGCTGCTGGAAACGACATTGCTGTACAAAATCCCGCGCGAGACCGGCTCGGCGCTGCCCCAGCCTgcctctggggggggggtgtctaatGGGGGGCGTGGGGCGTGCGCCAAGCCAGTTACAAAACACTGTCTTAAGTCCCAAGGAAGTGCCCGCTCAGTGCATGAGAGGGCTTCCCTCGTAGCGCGGCTAACGCGGGAGTTGGAGCCCGGACCGCAGGAGCTGTCCACGGAGCTGGTGCTGAACGAGGCGTGAACGACGGGCGCTTCAAGGGAACTGGAAGGGGGACCAGAGGCCGGCCCCGGGACGTGCcggaaagaggagaggggaggggggcagaccaGGTCGCCTCTTTCGTGCCAGGAGGCGGCGCCCCAATCTACAAACCCATTTCTCCCTCACAGGGCGGCGAAAGAGAGGCCCAAAGAGTAAAAGCCAAGGCCCTTGAGCCGTTCCTCGGCGCGCGCCTTCTGCTTGAGGTGCACCTTGCTGTGCCGTTTCTTCTCATCACTGCGCGCGAAGCGGCGGCCGCACACGTCACAGGCGAAAGGCTTCTCACCCGTGTGAGTGCGCACGTGTGTGGTAAGGTGGTCGCTTCTGCTGAAGTTGCGTAGGCAGATGCGGCACTGGAAGGGCTTGTGGCCCGTGTGAATGCGCAGGTGGCGGTTGAGCTCGTCGGAGCGCGCAAAGCTGCGCACACAGCTCTCCACTGGGCAAGCAAAGGCCTTGGCATGCGGCCGCGGGCAGAAGCAGCGCGCGCTGCACTTGCCGCCCCTGCGCCCCTTACGCCGCGCCTTGGTAGGGGGGAATGGGACCGACGGCGGTGGCCCAGGAGGCTCAGGCACCCCACTGCTCCCAGGGATGTCTGCCACCAGAGGTTTCGGGAAGTCCGCCACGGCGCTGCGGAGGCCTAGGGGGGAAACCTGAGGCTGAGTAGCGGTCAGAAACTCTCCACTGTCACCgctactccctccctccccgctaGGAGGGGTCAGGAGACCTGGGAGGCCTTCGGCCACCTCCCCTAAGTCACCCGGGGCCAGCGGGAAAGCGTCGTAAGCCCCCGTGGGGTAGAGTCTGTTGGCGGGGCCGGCTGGCAGCTCCGCCGGGCAGCTGATCGATAGCAGGTCTTCAATCTTGGCCCCCATCGAGGGGAAGCGGGCGTCGGGGGCCGCCTGGTAACCTCCTTGTGACCCACAGCTCCCTGGGGCTCCAGCTGAAAGTAGCTCCCAGGGAGCATAGGGGCCTTTGAAGGCCGAGGCAGTGTCCAGCGCTGGAGAGGCCGGAGGCGCCCGAAGGCCTGGCTTGACGTCGGGTGGGGAGAGCTGAGGCTCATACAGGCACTGTGAGGGGGCGCCTGCTGAGGGAGAGACCTCCCAGAACGCCTCTGGGAAGGTGGCAGCGCCCAGATCCGGGGAGTAAAGGTCCGCTGGACCCGGCAGCAAGGCGTCGGGGCCTGCGGGAAAAGAGGCGTCCAGCGGAGACCGAGATGCTGCCGCCTCAGGGCCGGGGAAAGGTGCCAGACCTAGGATGCCCGACATGAGGTTGAAGAGTGCCTCCGGGTCGTGCGGGTGTTCGGGTACTGCTTGGATGAAGAAGCTACCGCTGTAGCTGAGGCCAGGAGGGGGCGTGGGTGCAGGCCCCTCCAGGAAGCAGGAATCGGCTAAGTCCCCCCCGGCGCCGCAGCTGCTCAAAGCCCAGCTCAAGAAGTCGCCTGCTGAGGAGGGAGCAGGAATCAGCTTCGGGCACATCAAAGGGTGCGCCTCCGGAGTCTGCAAGCCCCCACCCACTAGGCCCTTGGGGCGCACGGACACATAAAAGGTGCCTTTTCCACATTCTGATCCAGCCTGAGCCCGCATACGCCCCAAGacgcacacacaaacatgcacacgcAAAACACACGTGCACGGGCAAAAGGACGCCTTGATACACCCACAGGTTCCTGCGGAGGCGCTGGAGGCACAGTGGGGCAGGGAATGGGGGTGAGCACCCCAGGACCCCTGAGCCTCCTATCACCCCTACCCCCACGGCTCTAGCGTTTCCGTCCCTGCCCGTTTTCAGGCACCATGCGCCCCCGCGCTGCGCCGCCGTCTGAGCACCCTCGGCCGTTCTCCTTACCTCCGGGGTAGCCGGCTGCCGCCGGCGCGGCTCTGCCGGGCAACCGGGACACGTCGGTACTGGGTTCCGCGCAACAGCCCTCGGTGGACTTGACCAGGAGCGCGTCGGGGCCGGAAAACTCGCTAAGGTGGAGCATGGCGCGGCAGCGGCTGCGGGGCGCCGGGGGCCTCGCCCGCTGGGCTTGGCGCGCGGGTGACGGGGAGGCCAGTAGTTGGGGTGCCCTGCGCCTCACAGACCCAGGCGGCCGGGCTCCTGGCTCCAGGCGCTCACCTCTGGGAAAGAGGTCCCGGGGTCGAGGCTCCCTTGCTCGCCGGGACCCGCCTCGGGCGGCGGCTCCTCGCCTCTCCAAAGCGCAGCCGGGCTCCCCCGATCCGCGGCCCCCCCACTTATATAGCAGCGGCCGCGCTGGCTCCGGGCTTCCGACTCCCCGGGCCACTGCCATTTCGGGAGGCCCCGGCCCTGCCGCCGTGACGTAAATGCCCAAACATGGACACAGGATGTGTGCCGGGGACTCCCGAAAAGGAAAGCTCGGGCTGTgacgtcgccgccgccgccgccgccgccgccgccgccgccgagcccGCGCCgctgtgtgcgcgcgcgctcccCGAGCGTGGAGCCCCGTGCGCGCCGGGGCCGCGGGTGCGCCTGACTGGGGCACTGCGCCACGTGGGGCCCGGCGTTCAGTTAGTGCACTTCCCGCCTGCAGGCAGAGGCCGGGGGTTGGCGAGGAAAAGCTGCCTGGGCTTTGGATTCCACAGTTGGGGATTTCAGTCTGTACAACCTGTGTCACTTAATCTACCTGAatgtcagtttcctcacctgtgaaatggagcTATGTGTACCTACTTCATAAATTTACTGTAAACAGTAATTGGGTTAGAGCATATTAAATGCTACGCATGGGCACACAGTAAACTACAGAGATGTTTGCCATTATTCATTATTTGCTTCCACctgtgtgttttttcattttcttaatagtttttttttcctttagtttgttccaggaaaaataacaattcaattaaaaaggaCCATAACGCTTGCTACCGATGAGAGGAAAAATCAATTAGTACAAAAGGGTATATTCTAAATTGAAAAGTAAAAGTCTCTTCCCTCCCCATATACCTCCTGAGGTAGCAACATCTAAATGTCTTGTgtattctttcagaaaaaaatatgcatatgctGGCATACTCACTGTCttgcaatataatttttttccatttataatagttGAGAGATTGCTCCATGTCTGAACATAAAGAGCTTTGTCATTCTTTTCTAAGGCTGCTTAGTACTCCATTATGAGGGAAATCAGTTTGTCCCCTATCCATGAGCACGTAGAAGCTTACAACCTTTGGTTTTTACCAACCTTGTTGTACTAAACGTTCTTGACTATATAAATGCGAAGATATCTGTGGGATAAATTCCAATGAATGTAATTCTGGGTCAAGGGTATGTGGAATTTTGATAGACAATTGGCAAATTGTCCTCCAAAGAAGTAGGGCCTattcctgctccctcctccttcaCCTACAGGGTATGAAATGCTTTTGTAGACTTTTTTTCTGCCTTGACTTTTACTCTAAGGATGCTGTTCCCAGCAACACACCGATAATCCACAGGATATATTTCCCTGAAATCAGCACCTGGACTAATTGGAAGATTTTGTTTccagaagaatttttttcttctgggaaaaaaaaaaaaaaaaaaaaaaaaaacccttatctTAAGGTGGCTGTGAATCTTGGCTGCAGAAGGTCAGTCAGTTCCAGCAAAGAAGCCTGCCTACTCTCCTGATCTCTTCTATCTTCCGCTGGGTTTTCcctctgtcttattttctttaaatagttgtggttttattttgttgtatagTTCACTTAACTCCTTTCTGGAACCAAATTAGGAGATTAAATCAATACACAGGATAGCATGTTTTTCTTTACAAAGAGCATCTATTCTTGGGACTCTAGGAGTtggaagtggggagggcagggctggggttccctcttctttctctgctttcctaGGAATAGGAACAAAGCCATTCAGGGGTGATGGGCTACAGAATGGTTTGCAGTGTATCTCCCAGCCTCTCTCGCCCACTGGTattctcatttttgagagaatgccAAAAATGCCCCAACCTCACCAAATTCTCAGGCCTTTCACCCTATGTCCATCATCCAAACATTCATTCATGCGTTCATTTTCTCAATGTTCATTCACACAGTATTCCTTCCTTAAGTGCTTACTAAGGGCCAGAGGTAGATTTTGGTTTTGAGTCCACCAGGACCCTGAGACCCTTCTCCATCCCTAAGTGCCCTAACCCCACTCTACTATGACCCCACAAGTATGGTCACAGAATATGCCATCACATAATCACTTGCAAAATCTATGCTGACACACTTGCACTCACCTTCTCCCCATGTCTGGAAATCATACAAAGGTTTTCAAGAGTCATGTATGAGCAGCATGTCCTAACAAACGCCACAGATATAATTCTATGTTAGCTACACACATGTTTGCATGTCGGAAATGCAGAAACCCAGCACAGATCTGTAAGGATGAAACACACAGATCACTACTTCCATTATACACTATTTCAGACCGGGGGATTGATTGTAATCCAAATGCATTGCCAAGGCCAGGTGAGCCCACACCAGACACACAGGGCACACATGTCTCAAATCCATTCTGGCATCTTActgcctgggagggaggaggaatggAGGGGTTTGGCTAGGCCGGTGTCCAGGGCTCCCCAGGCTGCCCCGTCGGGCCAGATTGGCCAGCCCCAGGTTCCCCGTCCCTTCTGTTGTTCTTCCCTCTGCCACAGCATTCCTCCTCCTTCTTAGTCATGGATAATTCCCCTACTCCTTTGGCAAGTTTCCAGACCTTTGCTGCTCTCTGCCAAGGGCTGTTGGGCTAGGTCTGTGTTGATAAGGGTCCAAGTCACCCCAACTTCTTGTTACAGGTCAGGCCTGGGAGTAGGGCTGTGGAGGGAAGACTGAATAGGAGAGGAAATGAGGAACACAGCTTGCACTCTGGGTGTGGGCTGGCCCACACACCCATCTCTGACCCACTCACCTTCAGTGGACACgcatacacacactctcacatATGGGATGGTTACCTCTGGAGGGTAATTGCATCTGCATTTGGTTCcttgaggaggagaaggggggactATAAAGAGAATGGGCATTTTATAGCCCTTCCTAGCTCAGCCCCACTTACCTCTAAATTTTAACAGCTCTAAAAGAGATTCTGGGCCTAGATAGAATAAAGTCtttgagaggggaagaaagaggagctTAGACCTATGAGTTCTACTTTAATTcaccactttaaatataaaaacacaaactggaagggaaaaagggaaatcACACACTTTGAGCATCTTATAAACATATCATTTAATCATCCCAAAGCTCTATGGAATAAGGAATTGGAgacctatttcacagatgaagaaacagactaggcgtgcctggatggctcagttggttaagcatctgactcttgatttcagctcaggtcatgatctcatggttcatgagatcgagccctgtgtgggctctgcactgacagtccagaacctgcttgagattctctctctctctctctctctctctctctctctctctctctctctctccctctctccctctctctttctctctgcccctcccccactctctcctgggtgtgctttctctttctctctctctctctctctctcaaaataaataaataaacatttttttaaaaaaaggaacagactagataaggttaaataacttgctcaagacCACACTTCTATTCAGTGATAGGATGGACTAGCTAGCCTACTCCACAAGATAATTTAGGAAAAGATTATTCATTTTACAAAAGGATTCACTCTAGGATTGCCTAGATGGATGACATCCCTCTAGCTTTTCAAGTAGGGTATGATGTACAAACTTGATCTGGCTGGTGTCCATCCCTGCAAAGGTTCCATGGAGTGACTGCCATGGATAGGATGGATAGGAGCACTGTGGGTCACATCAGACATGTGCTGAGGAGAAGCAGCGCAAGGTCCTTGGGAACCAGTGTGGAAGTTGTCATTggtggtagtgtgtgtgtgtgtgtgtgtgtgtgtgtgtgtgtgtgtggccttggggagggtgagaggaaatTTCCATGGGATTTCCATGGGAAAAGGTTGGGGAAGCAGAGTTTACCTTCTGGACAAGCATGGAACAGACAAttactgaatgaattaatgaatgaaaaaattcattcatCAAATGTTCATTGAGTACAgccttgtgccaggcactgcgcaGGCTCCTGGGACACTGTTACTGATGCTGCGGTGGATAAGACTGGAAGCTCTGGAtccagggtgggaggagggaggaggaggagaatggggaggagtgagcctccctcttctctcttctaagAAGGCCCCAGCCCCTGTCATCATTCTGGTAATGCtactgccccctcctccaccccccaccttgATCTTTCTGCTCTAAATATCATTGTGTTCAAATAatagtgtatatatttaaaaagactcCAAGAAGACAGCTGCCTCAGAGTATTAATCATGAAGAGGCCAGCACTCAGTCTCCATGGCGACTCCTGACAGAGCTGAGGAGCAGCTTCTCGGCCCACTTCCTGGGGCCATGGAGATGCAGGGACACAGCATCTCtcacccttctctttcctctctgcccctcccctctccctccttcctctcctttcttctctccccaccttccctctccacttcctctctttttcccttcttaaaAGATTTAGTTAAAAGCAGGGACAGAGGCAGGATCCAGCCATCAGCCTAACAAGGAACAAGGCCAGTGAGACTACAGCAGGGATGAAGTATGTCTCCAACTGCCACCTCTGCAGAACACAAGTCCCATCCCGGAGACCCCTGCAGCGCCCCTTAGGCTGCACTGACCACTGTGATGGATGCAGTCTGATCATCTGTCCTGAGGCAAGGGACCCACTGCCAGggtccttctctgtcccctcccctggccaTGGCCAGTCATTGGTTTATAATTTCTGTCTTTACCATTTTTAATGCTCATTGGAAAatgataaacatgtttttttaaatatttttttatgttt is a window encoding:
- the EGR4 gene encoding early growth response protein 4 isoform X2, whose amino-acid sequence is MLHLSEFSGPDALLVKSTEGCCAEPSTDVSRLPGRAAPAAAGYPGAGDFLSWALSSCGAGGDLADSCFLEGPAPTPPPGLSYSGSFFIQAVPEHPHDPEALFNLMSGILGLAPFPGPEAAASRSPLDASFPAGPDALLPGPADLYSPDLGAATFPEAFWEVSPSAGAPSQCLYEPQLSPPDVKPGLRAPPASPALDTASAFKGPYAPWELLSAGAPGSCGSQGGYQAAPDARFPSMGAKIEDLLSISCPAELPAGPANRLYPTGAYDAFPLAPGDLGEVAEGLPGLLTPPSGEGGSSGDSGEFLTATQPQVSPLGLRSAVADFPKPLVADIPGSSGVPEPPGPPPSVPFPPTKARRKGRRGGKCSARCFCPRPHAKAFACPVESCVRSFARSDELNRHLRIHTGHKPFQCRICLRNFSRSDHLTTHVRTHTGEKPFACDVCGRRFARSDEKKRHSKVHLKQKARAEERLKGLGFYSLGLSFAAL
- the EGR4 gene encoding early growth response protein 4 isoform X1, whose translation is MLHLSEFSGPDALLVKSTEGCCAEPSTDVSRLPGRAAPAAAGYPGGDFLSWALSSCGAGGDLADSCFLEGPAPTPPPGLSYSGSFFIQAVPEHPHDPEALFNLMSGILGLAPFPGPEAAASRSPLDASFPAGPDALLPGPADLYSPDLGAATFPEAFWEVSPSAGAPSQCLYEPQLSPPDVKPGLRAPPASPALDTASAFKGPYAPWELLSAGAPGSCGSQGGYQAAPDARFPSMGAKIEDLLSISCPAELPAGPANRLYPTGAYDAFPLAPGDLGEVAEGLPGLLTPPSGEGGSSGDSGEFLTATQPQVSPLGLRSAVADFPKPLVADIPGSSGVPEPPGPPPSVPFPPTKARRKGRRGGKCSARCFCPRPHAKAFACPVESCVRSFARSDELNRHLRIHTGHKPFQCRICLRNFSRSDHLTTHVRTHTGEKPFACDVCGRRFARSDEKKRHSKVHLKQKARAEERLKGLGFYSLGLSFAAL